A single region of the Rhipicephalus microplus isolate Deutch F79 chromosome 10, USDA_Rmic, whole genome shotgun sequence genome encodes:
- the LOC119181232 gene encoding uncharacterized protein LOC119181232 isoform X1 → MIGTPPRFGTSSLIPEPVPSVDTLVHRYSRRQRGLSSEAIPLELSQHSTPPGEMATAGASQLTFEQPQIPETFHGEAYEDFEDWLAQYERVAKANRWTTELKFSRAYFALADSARTWYENHEATLSSWDEFCRQILSTFANNDRRDFAQQLIESLVQKPNESVAMFAEDMMRLFGRADPDMLEAKKLHHLMRGVKEQLFAGLLRNPPTTVVEFIKEATAIERALQQRCRYYDRPNGASISVSALTAGSDCSLRELIREVVREEIRNFLVTPQERAMASVGEVVLQEIRQAYSQPESLPAQRSINYAAATRRPSPVPHNSSALVHSYNKPAPPVYNPPPPPPPPTTTTPQYNAPTETPFYPPFYPPPTPATWSPRVPTSPVDHSFGRRICGAPSTAVHCVSIAEKLDMSTASAHIVKKDTRLMRRLFHDLVSTPNVTARTRKDSHPLSIINPALHHLRRALRPTVVVTPTLSGAGFQALIRETNSCDLWREGCHSSTCCNTSSTSTIRRTMQRRRPHRKS, encoded by the coding sequence ATGATCGGGACTCCTCCGCGGTTCGGTACTTCGAGTCTGATACCGGAACCCGTTCCTTCAGTGGATACCcttgtccaccgctacagtcgccgacagcgaggccttagttcCGAGGCGATTCCCCTGGAACTTTCTCAGCATAGCACTCCGCCTggagaaatggcaactgcaggtgCTTCCCAGCTGACTTTTGAGCAGCCTCAGATTCCAGAAACATTCCATGGTGAGGCGTATGAAGACtttgaggactggttagcccagtatgagcgagtcgctaaGGCAAACCGCTGGACCACCGAGTTAAAGTTTTCACGTGCTTACTTTGCTttagcagacagcgctcgtacgtggtatgaaaaccacgaagcaaCGCTGTCTTCATGGGATGAATTTTGCCGCCAGATTCTCAGCACCTTCGCAAACAACGACCGCCGTGACTTTGCTCAGCAACTCATCGAGTCTCTGGTCCAGAAACCGAACGAgagtgtcgccatgtttgcggaggacATGATGCGCCTATTTGGACGGGCTGACCCTGATATGCTTGAAGCCAAGAAACTCcaccatctgatgcgaggcgtcaaAGAACAGCTGTTTGCCGGCCTTctccgcaatccaccgacgaccgttgtggaattcatcaaagaggctacagctatcgagcgcgcactgcagcaACGGTGTCGCTATTACGACCGACCAAACGGTGCCTCAATCAGCGTCTCTGCTCTGACGGCCGGCAGTGACTGTTCTCTTCGTGAGCTTATTCGCGAGGTTGTTCGTGAGGAGATCCGCAacttccttgtgactccgcaagaacggGCGATGGCTTCAGTTGGAGAAGTTGTGCTGCAGGAAATCAGGCAAGCATATTCCCAGCCCGAATCACTACCAGCCCAGCGATCTATTAACTATGCGGCAGCCACCCGTCGTCCGTCGCCAGTGCCGCACAACTCGTCTGCACTGGTTCATTCTTATAACAAGCCGGCGCCACCAGTCTACaacccaccgccgccgccaccaccaccaacgACGACGACTCCGCAATATAACGCACCTACTGAAACTCCGTTCTACCCACCGTTCTACCCTCCGCCAACACCTGCAACTTGGTCGCCGAGGGTGCCTACCAGTCCAGTCGACCATTCGTTCGGAAGACGAATCTGTGGTGCACCGTCGACCGCTGTCCACTGTGTTTCAATTGCGGAGAAACTGGACATGTCTACCGCATCTGCCCATATCGTGAAGAAAGATACCCGACTTATGCGCCGACTTTTTCACGACCTCGTTTCGACACCCAACGTGACAGCGCGCACCCGCAAGGACAGCCATCCGCTCAGTATCATCAACCCCGCTCTCCATCACCTTCGCCGAGCTCTTCGCCCAACCGTcgtagttacgccgacgctgtccgggGCAGGTTTCCAAGCCCTCATcagggaaactaacagctgcgacctttggaggGAAGGTTGCCACTCGTCGACATGCTGCAATACCTCCAGTACCAGTACGATACGACGAACCATGCAACGCCGCCGACCTCacaggaaatcgtaa